A genomic window from Plasmodium reichenowi strain SY57 chromosome 6, whole genome shotgun sequence includes:
- a CDS encoding chorismate synthase, protein MSTYGTLLKVTSYGESHGKAIGCVIDGFLSNIEIDFDLIQKQLDRRRPNQSKLTTNRNEKDKLVILSGFDENKTLGTPITFLIYNEDIKKEHYNSFINIPRPGHGDYTYFMKYHVKNKSGSSRFSGRETATRVAAGACIEQWIYKSYNCSIVSYVHSVGNIKIPEQVSKELENKNPPSRDLVDSYGTVRYNEKEKIFMDCFNRIYDINASMLKTDEYNKNTLTIPSIDNTYINVKPNKCNINQVDNNYNNNINDKDNTFNNSEKSDEWIYLQTRCPHPYTAVQICSYILKLKNKGDSVGGIATCIIQNAPIGIGEPIFDKLEAELAKMILSIPAVKGIEFGSGFNGTYMFGSIHNDIFIPVEKMCTRKESDLLYDDKSECKNMSYQPTIQNNQDQILNSTKGLMPTKNDKNFSNIDYDVTFNNNEEKLLITKTNNCGGILAGISTGNNIVFRSAIKPVSSIQIEKETSDFYGNMCNLKVQGRHDSCILPRLPPVIEASASIVIGDLILRQISKYGDKKLPTLSRNM, encoded by the coding sequence atgagcACATATGGCACTTTATTAAAAGTAACATCCTACGGAGAAAGTCACGGGAAAGCTATTGGGTGTGTGATCGATGGATTTTTATCTAATATAGAAATAGATTTTGATTTAATACAAAAACAATTAGATAGACGAAGACCAAACCAATCAAAACTAACTACTAATAGAAACGAAAAAGATAAACTTGTTATACTTTCAGGAtttgatgaaaataaaacattagGTACACctattacatttttaatatataatgaagatattaaaaaagaacattataattcttttataaatattccTAGACCAGGACATGGGGATTATACCtattttatgaaatatcatgttaaaaataaaagtgGAAGTAGTAGATTTTCTGGAAGAGAAACGGCCACAAGAGTTGCTGCTGGGGCTTGTATTGAACAATGGATTTATAAATCTTATAATTGTTCTATTGTTAGTTATGTACATTCAGTTGGGAATATAAAGATACCTGAACAAGTCAGCAAAGAAttggaaaataaaaatccACCCTCAAGAGATTTAGTAGATTCTTATGGAACCGTTAgatataatgaaaaagaaaaaatatttatggATTGTTTTAATAgaatatatgatattaatGCTTCTATGTTAAAAACtgatgaatataataaaaacacaTTGACTATTCCTTCAATAGATAACACgtatataaatgtaaaacctaataaatgtaatataaatcaagttgataataattataacaataatattaatgataagGATAACacttttaataattctgAAAAATCGGATGAATGGATTTATCTACAAACAAGATGTCCACATCCATATACTGCTGTACAaatttgttcatatattttgaaactaaaaaataaaggaGATAGTGTTGGAGGTATTGCTACATGCATTATACAAAATGCTCCTATAGGTATTGGAGAACCCATTTTTGACAAATTGGAAGCTGAGCTAGCCAAAATGATTTTATCTATTCCAGCCGTGAAAGGAATAGAATTTGGGAGTGGATTTAATGGTACGTATATGTTTGGATCAATTCATAATGATATCTTCATACCTGTAGAAAAAATGTGTACAAGAAAAGAAAGtgatttattatatgatgataaaagtgaatgtaaaaatatgtcTTATCAACCAACAATTCAAAATAATCAGGatcaaatattaaattcaACTAAAGGATTAATGCCTACTAAGAATGACAAGAATTTTAGTAATATTGATTACGATGTtacttttaataataatgaagaaaaattattaattacaaaaacaaataattgTGGTGGAATCTTAGCTGGAATTTCAACAggaaataatattgtttttaGATCAGCAATAAAACCTGTATCATCAATACaaatagaaaaagaaacaaGTGATTTTTATGGAAATATGTGTAACTTGAAAGTTCAAGGTAGACATGATAGCTGTATTTTACCAAGATTACCACCAGTTATTGAAGCATCTGCTTCTATAGTTATAGGAGATTTAATATTACGACAAATATCTAAATATGGAGATAAAAAGTTACCAACATTGTCTAGGAATATGTAa
- a CDS encoding coronin binding protein, putative has translation EDEFDKRNLSDTRRRSRSLASSKYSNEDMYFSKNKNKRRQKRGLSMRSGSSSSSTRKIHYDKNKSRNKRSDRGKDSDMFRMRDKYRRLGKSHSQSFSPSRVIYVENGQRKEKKNETHHDNVLNIKDITYKRISDSADEYNNSEKKNKAVLKPNPRFVGDNPNPFMQPPTMMNNQEMSSYNMNNIPNFYQGNYVVGTKNLMDNSNNFICNNMNNNFVNSRYQNNIQQKNGKFLQNINNTSVSSSVNFMNTNRFNNNVNNNNYGFQKNNLINNNNNTNVVGTVPIDEQINNTQNFIKQNNNNMRNQQTFFSNTHNENNVNTHQYFTPKANKQQIFNTNITNIDKQIKTQQQIQPNVNVVLPSDSHNVSNVQSVGEVSNNIQNDHMNDNMLNNALNTNEDGKQLVANQENVVDPSNVIIKIQKKCLYLPNCQFGDKCRYIHPVENCRNWPYCAFGSECIYIHPNVPCKF, from the exons GAGGATGAATTtgataaaagaaatttGTCTGATACAAGACGACGATCGAGGAGCCTTGCTAGTAGTAAATATTCAAATGAGGATATGTATTTCTCcaagaataaaaataagagaAGACAAAAGAGGGGTTTGAGTATGAGATCAGGTTCCTCTAGTTCTAGTACTAGAAAAATTcattatgataaaaataaatcaagaaataaaagaagTGACAGAGGTAAAGATAGTGATATGTTCAGAATGAGGGATAAATATAGACGCTTAGGAAAAAGTCACAGTCAATCGTTTTCACCTAGTAGGGTCATATATGTGGAAAATGGGCAAAggaaagaaaagaaaaatgaaacaCACCACGACAATGTGCTAAACATAAAAg atataacatataaaagaattagTGATAGCGCagatgaatataataatagcgaaaaaaaaaacaaagCCGTTTTaaa aCCGAATCCTCGATTTGTAGGGGATAATCCAAATCCATTTATGCAGCCACCAACAA tGATGAACAACCAAGAGATGTCAAGTTACAACATGAACAATATTCCGAATTTTTATCAGGGGAATTATGTAGTGGGTACTAAAAACCTGATGGATAACAGTaacaattttatttgtaataatatgaacaataattttgtaaattCAAGATATCAAAACAATATTCAACAAAAAAATGGGAAATTCTTACagaatattaataatacaaGTGTATCATCATCTGttaattttatgaataccaatagatttaataataatgtaaataataataattatggttttcaaaaaaataatctgattaataataataataatactaatGTAGTTGGTACTGTTCCTATAGatgaacaaataaataacacacaaaattttataaaacaaaataataataatatgagAAATCAACAAACATTTTTTAGCAACACacataatgaaaataatgttaataCACATCAGTATTTTACACCTAAAGCTAATAAACAACAAATTTTTAATACTAACATTACAAATATAgataaacaaataaaaacaCAACAACAGATTCAACCAAATGTTAATGTTGTACTTCCAAGTGACTCCCATAATGTTTCAAATGTGCAATCGGTTGGAGAGGTCTCgaataatatacaaaatgatCATATGAATGATAATATGCTTAATAATGCTTTAAATACGAACGAAG atgGAAAACAGTTAGTAGCTAACCAAGAAAATGTAGTTGACCCATCCAACGTCATAATAAag ATACAAAAGAAATGTCTTTATTTACCAAATTGTCAATTTGGAGATAAATGCCGTTACATTCATCCCGTTGAAAAT tGCCGAAATTGGCCCTATTGTGCCTTCGGGTCGgaatgtatttatatacatcCAAATGTTCCCTGCAAATTTg
- a CDS encoding ferredoxin NADP reductase: MKIRFVFILSVLISGVCCIRKNVSRRVANRMTAHSTFLFVHDKFKRNKNFKLKNNKEENNFINLYTVKNPLKCKVVDKINLVRPNSPNEVYHLEINHNGLFKYLEGHTCGIIPYYNELDNNTNNQINKDHNIINTTNNTTHNNISLSQIKKQRCARLYSISSSNNTENLSVAVKIHKYEQTENDPNITNYGYCSGFIKNLKINDDIYLTGAHGYFNLPNDAIAKNTNFIFIATGTGISPYISFLKKLFAYDKNNIYNRNSNYTGYITIYYGVYNEDSILYLNELEYFQKMYPNNINIHYVFSYKQNSDATSFYVQDEIYKRKTEFLNLFNNYKCELYICGHKSIRYKVMDILKSHDQFDEKKKKRVHVEVY, translated from the coding sequence ATGAAAATTCGCTTCGTCTTCATCTTGTCTGTTTTAATAAGTGGAGTGTGTTGCATAAGGAAAAATGTTTCGCGTCGTGTAGCTAACCGTATGACAGCCCACTCAACATTCCTATTTGTACATGATAAATtcaaaagaaataaaaattttaaattgaaaaataataaagaagaaaacaattttataaatttatatacgGTGAAGAATCCATTAAAATGTAAAGTTGTagataaaattaatttagTAAGACCAAATTCACCTAATGAAGTTTACCATTTAGAAATAAATCATAATGGTCTCTTTAAATATCTGGAAGGCCATACTTGTGGTATTATACCTTACTATAATGAACttgataataatacaaataaccaaattaataaagatcataatataataaataccACTAATAATACAActcataataatatctcTCTTAGTcaaattaaaaaacaaCGATGTGCCAGGTTATATTCTATATCCTCTAGTAATAATACGGAGAATTTGTCAGTTGCAgtaaaaatacataaatatgaacaaaCGGAAAATGATCCCAATATTACAAATTATGGTTATTGTTCAggttttataaaaaatttaaaaattaatgatgatatatatttaacaGGTGCACATggatattttaatttacCAAATGATGCTATAGCAAAAAATACCaactttatttttattgcAACAGGAACAGGTATCTCTCcatatatttcatttttaaaaaaattatttgcttatgataaaaataatatatataatagaaataGTAATTACACTGGGTACATAACTATTTATTATGGAGTATATAATGAAGACtcaattttatatttaaacGAACTGgaatattttcaaaaaatgtatcctaacaatataaatatacattatgTTTTCTCTTATAAACAAAATTCAGATGCAACAAGTTTTTACGTGCAAGATGAAATATACAAAAGGAAAACAGAATTCTTAAACCTTTtcaataattataaatgtgaattatatatatgtggtCACAAATCAATAAGATATAAAGTTATGGATATTTTGAAAAGTCATGACCAATTtgatgaaaagaaaaagaaaagggTGCACGTTGAGGTGTACtag
- a CDS encoding EGF-like membrane protein, putative (part of same gene as PRSY57_0621700A~gap found within coding sequence) gives TYAMWWIIYIISVLVLFLCCCNVCFEFFSNSLLSYFSLFKGTKKD, from the coding sequence ttACGTATGCCATGTGGTGGAtcatatacataattaGTGTGCTGGTTTTATTCCTTTGTTGCTGCAATGTATGCTTTGAATTTTTTTCGAATTCACTGTTAAgttatttttcattatttaaaggGACAAAAAAAGATTGA
- a CDS encoding EGF-like membrane protein, putative (part of same gene as PRSY57_0621700B~gap found within coding sequence), with the protein MFRFYQLIIGILLIFYFLEKYNITFCKDCADPHNCKHDCYVLEDNKQLCLCNDNEGGIDCKEKWNVCEKDCNIYGMNESCSMALCKTGKCVPTNDKPYYKCECGDFFKGKNCEIENNPCSFPETNPCLNGTCIFIIKLNRIICKCNNGWTQKNMQSATILSWGNEKVEVPPPCD; encoded by the exons ATGTTTAGATTTTATCAGTTGATTATAGggatattattaattttttattttcttgagaaatataatattacttTTTGTAAAGATTGTGCAGACCCACATAATTGTAAACATGATTGTTACGTATTAGAAGATAATAAACAATTATGTTTAtgtaatgataatgaagGAGGAATTGATTGTAAAGAAAAATGGAATGTTTGTGAAAAGGATTGTAATATATACGGCATGAATGAATCATGCTCTATGGCTTTATGTAAGACAG GAAAATGTGTACCTACGAATGATAAACCATACTATAAATGCGAGTGTGGAGATTTTTTCAAAGGAAAAAATTGCGAAATTGAAAATAACCCTTGCTCGTTTCCTGAAACAAATCCTTGTTTAAATGGAACTtgcatatttattataaaattgaaCAGAATTATTTGCAAATGTAATAATGGATGgacacaaaaaaatatgcaAAGTGCAACCATATTAAGTTGGGGAAACGAAAAGGTGGAAGTTCCTCCACCATGTGACC
- a CDS encoding RNA-binding protein mei2-like protein produces the protein MHNLDEKINMNNVKGTRIIHVKNTYISPYILHNINNNEGPLKNIDKILKEEKDNINIKINNVNNKETNNDKHTLKYSTLCNDLNIMHPQNKDEEIELNTISTVIHMNSDEDSDKDNDTIINENNDLLSDNIKKYHAVKDNHNNIIYNDKYNTINNNSVINDVSNSIHFNNNSYITNFNLNHNFSVCNRTLNNTCTSQVNLRNNMNSNKKTNDNNKNLNNEINKKINNDNIMNEFDDINNKKNNYIDCSVYKCEDEIPLGTILNIQDLDIHNRNNMNNCNNNINNKSKILTTVMLRNIPNKYTQNMLMDVMNEHFKGLYDFFYLPIDFRNKCNVGYAFINFIHPYYAELFIKFFNNYKLNAFKSNKVCSVTWGRVQGLKANIEHYRNSAIMTIPIPQYKPILFQNGIIVSWPESDGPLPSIKLRSQKF, from the coding sequence ATGCATAATCTAGATGAaaagataaatatgaataatgtAAAAGGCACTAGAATTATTCatgtaaaaaatacatatatatctCCATATATACTACAcaatataaacaataatGAAGGCCCattgaaaaatatagacaaaatattaaaagaagaaaaggataatataaatataaagatcaataatgttaataataaggaaactaataatgataagcacacattaaaatattcaacATTATGTAATGATCTAAATATAATGCATCCACAAAATAAAGATGAAGAAATTGAATTAAATACAATTTCAACGGTTATACACATGAATTCTGATGAAGATAGTGATAAAGATAATGATACcataataaatgaaaacaATGATTTGTTAagtgataatataaagaaatatcATGCCGTTAAagataatcataataatattatatataatgataaatataatacaattaataataattcagTCATTAATGATGTAAGTAATTCtattcattttaataataattcatatataactaactttaatttaaatcataatttttctGTGTGTAATCGTACTTTAAATAACACCTGCACAAGTCAGGTAAATTTGagaaataatatgaacagcaataaaaaaactaatgataacaataaaaatcTGAACAATGAaattaataagaaaatcaataatgataatattatgaatgaatttgatgatattaataataagaaaaataattatattgatTGTTCCGTTTACAAATGTGAGGATGAAATACCCCTTGGTACCATATTAAATATCCAAGATTTGGATATACataatagaaataatatgaacaattgtaacaataatattaataataagagTAAGATTCTTACAACAGTTATGCTTAGAAATATTCCAAACAAATATACACAAAATATGTTGATGGATGTTATGAATGAACATTTTAAAGGATTATAcgattttttttatttaccAATTGATTTTAGAAATAAATGTAATGTTGGATATgcttttattaatttcatACATCCATATTATGCTGAACTGTTTatcaaattttttaataattataaacTGAATGCATTTAAAAGTAACAAAGTTTGTTCTGTTACCTGGGGAAGAGTACAAGGATTAAAGGCAAATATTGAGCATTATAGAAATTCAGCGATTATGACCATACCAATACCACAATATAAACCTATACTTTTTCAAAATGGTATAATTGTTTCGTGGCCTGAATCAGATGGGCCTTTACCATCCATCAAATTAAGATCtcaaaaattttaa
- a CDS encoding superoxide dismutase [Fe], putative: MNLKILLCWSIFLFFLKPNVPKGAYGLKNVCKLNFLNFNGFLPLYKTNKYFSKHDENLYESWDVKPLWNAKPFSLMKLPFNPQDMSPFLSEEAIKYHYSKHHATYVKNLNNLSEQHKDLKSLTLEDIIKKYDGSIHNNAAQIFNHNFFWLGLKEQGGGMPYGEIKEKLDESFNSFENFKNEFIKQASGHFGSGWIWLIIKDRKLEIFQGHDADSPIKQNIGKPILTLDIWEHSYYVDYKNSRADYIKEWFNKINWDFANYNLSISS, from the exons ATGAATTTGAAGATTTTACTTTGTTGGtcaatttttttgttttttctaAAACCAAATGTTCCTAAAG GTGCTTATGGGTTGAAAAATGTATGCAAgttaaattttttaaacttTAATGGTTTTCTTCCTCTATACAAAactaataaatatttttctaaacatgatgaaaatttatatgaaagTTGGGATGTTAAGCCATTATGGAATGCTAAACCATTTTCCTTAATGAAATTGCCCTTC AACCCTCAAGATATGTCACCTTTCTTGAGTGAGGAAGCTAtaaaatatcattataGCAAACATCATGCTACATATGTGAAAAACTTAAATA aTTTATCTGAGCAACATAAGGATTTAAAAAGTTTAACATTAGAAG atataataaaaaagtatGATGGATCTATACACAATAATGCAg CTCAAATTTTTAACCACAATTTCTTTTGGCTGGGATTAAAAGAACAAGGTGGAGGAATGCCATATGGcgaaataaaagaaaaactTGATGAATCCTTCAATTCAtttgaaaattttaaaaacgAATTCATAAAGCAAGCATCAg GTCATTTTGGAAGTGGGTGGATATggttaataataaaagacAGAAAATTAGAGATTTTTCAAGGGCATGATGCAGATAGTCCtattaaacaaaatattgGAAAACCAATATTAACATTAG atatATGGGAACATTCTTATTATGTGGATTATAAAAACTCGAGAGctgattatataaaag aatggtttaataaaataaattggGATTTTGCCAATTATAATTTGTCCATTTCAAGTTAA
- a CDS encoding transcription or splicing factor-like protein, putative has protein sequence MYYDPLVALVNILPVEKLSDENSKKKSRWERNATNNIIENKVVVSNKWGSEDYKPYLPLPFVDFPPGLTPAQLDQFLREQRYDELTKKLNKGELEYVDPDIRPPSPPPIYDKNGSRINTREARIKNSMIEEHHRLIEYLLKHVDGFVAPPTYKPIKKIRKIEIPIDKYPEYNFMGLIIGPRGCNHKRLEAESGAQISIRGKGTLKEGKKTDHQTEIEAAMPKHVHIAADTEECVEKAVSLITPLLDPFHPLHEEYKRKGLEQLALVNGINLNQLDTQKCSICNSNTHLTFECPENMNIQNFKKPEIKCNLCGDHGHITLDCKLAKQSSNYINKNDLENSNNLSQPIHVHSPAPPPPPPPPPLYDPLISTPQGFNGMYKMDKMKMDLEYEKMMNELNSDPNKEKKNDDIYKKPNENTVDNIGNTNDIMNMNNDKYNVSNDSNMIQTNNNNNINNIYNNQISDNKELYKNENEYNLNYIETNNNYMNNYSTNINKFNPSSHHNINNPNFIPLPQNNNENHFNNMLNFNNVNNIPLTPPLPILPNFLNIPFIDNDLMANPPFAYQAKAPLSLDPIYMQNYASWAQIPMNYAEQLLVNAPAPDTNPPPLPSDSVCLNKEENTNAT, from the exons ATGTATTATGACCCGCTGGTTGCACTTGTGAATATATTACCCGTAGAAAAGTTAAGCGATGAGAATAGTAAAAAGAAATCAAGGTGGGAAAGAAATGCAACTAACAAtattatagaaaataaagtAGTTGTATCGAACAAGTGGGGGTCTGAAGATTATAAACCTTATCTTCCATTACCTTTTGTTGATTTCCCACCAGGTTTAACTCCGGCACAACTAGATCAATTTTTGAGAGAACAACGATATGATgaattaacaaaaaaattaaataaaggGGAATTAGAATATGTAGATCCAGACATTCGACCTCCTTCTCCACCTCCTATATATGACAAGAATGGTAGTAGGATAAATACAAGAGAAGCACGAATAAAAAATAGTATGATAGAAGAACATCATAGGTTAAtagaatatttattaaaacatGTAGATGGTTTTGTAGCACCTCCTACATATAAACCGATAAAGAAAATTCGTAAAATTGAAATACCTATAGATAAATATCCagaatataattttatggGTTTAATTATTGGTCCGCGTGGTTGTAATCATAAACGATTAGAAGCTGAGAGTGGTGCACAAATAAGTATAAGAGGAAAAGGTACATTAAAAGAAGGTAAAAAAACGGATCATCAAACTGAAATAGAAGCTGCTATGCCTAAACATGTACATATAGCAGCTGATACGGAAGAATGTGTAGAAAAGGCTGTTAGTTTAATAACACCTTTATTAGATCCTTTTCACCCTTTACatgaagaatataaaagaaaaggatTGGAACAGTTAGCTCTGGTTAATGGTATTAACCTAAATCAATTAGATACACAAAAATGTTCTATATGTAATTCAAATACACATTTAACCTTTGAATGCCCcgaaaatatgaatatacaaaattttaaaaagccagaaataaaatgtaatttATGTGGTGATCATGGTCATATTACTTTAGACTGTAAACTAGCGAAACAGTCAtcaaattatattaataaaaatgatcTAGAGAATTCCAATAATTTATCACAACCTATACATGTACATTCACCTGCACCTCCCCCACCTCCACCACCTCCTCCATTATATGATCCATTAATAAGTACACCACAAGGATTTAATGGAATGTACAAAATGgataaaatgaaaatggATTTAGAGTAtgaaaaaatgatgaatgAATTAAATAGTGATCcaaataaagaaaaaaaaaatgatgatatatataaaaaaccAAACGAAAATACAGTGGATAATATTGGAAATACAAATgatataatgaatatgaataatgataaatataatgtatcAAATGATAGTAATATGAtacaaacaaataataataataatataaataatatatataataatcagATAAGCGATAATAAGgagttatataaaaatgagaacgaatataatttaaattatatagaaacaaataataattatatgaataattattctactaatataaataaatttaatcCATCAAGtcatcataatataaacaatcCTAATTTTATACCACTTCcacaaaataataatgaaaatcattttaataacatgttaaattttaataatgtgaataatataCCTCTAACACCTCCTTTACCTATATTACCAAATTTTCTTAATATACCATTTATTGATAATGACCTCATGGCAAATCCTCCTTTCGCATATCAAGCCAAAGCACCATTGTCTCTTGACCCAATATACATGCAGAATTATGcaa gTTGGGCACAAATTCCTATGAATTATGCAGAGCAGTTACTAGTAAATGCGCCCGCACCAGACACAAATCCTCCTCCGCTACCATCGGACAGTGTATGTTTGAATAAGGAAGAGAATACAAATGcaacataa